In Manduca sexta isolate Smith_Timp_Sample1 chromosome 23, JHU_Msex_v1.0, whole genome shotgun sequence, one DNA window encodes the following:
- the LOC115449404 gene encoding uncharacterized protein LOC115449404, which yields MVACELDKEVAGEILGWKLPPWQALLLHRVLPACGGLIVYVIVMCFDLALVAEHFINGEDGLGSFCMILMTLPSIISLVFTLASPPPGFQTDLSAFNISVEKNDVRWIVMQFVNAVFFPIAAIGRYCSQIFWWVEAVCASRDFDEDRTKEALLEAKSPSPMELYLFLQAFLHSAPHAIVNILDLMMRYSGATFDKVSLQAISIIASALRMASTATVYRRFSREKLSGRRYPWSKVPDNDTENENMKKETQDNTKKDENIYETIKKRDSPFSDARDSGIKSDSDLIQFSPRTTLQSAFYDDIHSDSDNSSDYMPLSPGKYGQTSALDSDDEYIQPVSIIDRVAPRRRDTGYTIERVSITPPPAMPAPRPGSIAVWAEKLVENAEAIPTWLSAPPRRKYCDEVIQSEPDIPRRVPRSYMRGLEPPDATAALVHYLGWYSFFVGRLISIACFINFFPVAAIIVLFCHYQVMLLLLIVPQASTVKRSFYIFLAFIYIFCLMEFKIRFRHVRVWHMFWIILCTIETIIFTALWATIDNNIEVWWRYFIVKVIFGSTVLSYLCFLVYFVLLQPRETIVNIKNKNTGS from the exons atggtCGCTTGTGAATTGGATAAAGAGGTAGCCGGTGAAATACTTGGTTGGAAGCTACCGCCATGGCAAGCGTTACTGCTGCACCGAGTACTGCCTGCTTGCGGTGGCCTTATTGTGTACGTGATAGTAATGTGTTTTGATCTGGCCCTTGTCGCAGAGCATTTCATAAATGGCGAAGATGG gttgggATCTTTTTGCATGATTCTTATGACGCTGCCTTCGATAATATCGTTGGTATTTACTCTCGCATCACCACCTCCAGGATTTCAAACTGATCTATCTGCATTTAATATTAGCGTAGAGAAGAATGATGTGCGCTGGATAGTGATGCAGtttgttaatgctgttttcTTCCCTATAGCTGCTATAGGCAG ATACTGCTCTCAAATATTCTGGTGGGTTGAAGCGGTGTGTGCGTCACGTGATTTTGATGAGGATCGAACCAAGGAAGCGTTATTGGAAGCAAAGTCTCCGTCACCCATGGAGTTGTATTTGTTTCTGCAGGCTTTTCTACATTCCGCGCCGCACGCTATTGTCAATATATTGGATCTAATGATGAGATATTCAGGCGCCACGTTCGATaaag TTTCACTTCAGGCAATAAGTATCATCGCTTCAGCTCTTCGAATGGCTAGCACAGCGACTGTTTATAGAAGATTTTCTAGAGAGAAATTAAGCGGCCGCCGTTACCCATGGAGTAAGGTTCCCGATAACGATAccgaaaatgaaaatatgaaaaaggaAACCCAAGACAATACAAAAAAAGACGAAAATATATACGAAACAATAAAGAAAAGAGACTCGCCTTTTTCAGACGCAAGAGATAGTGGAATTAAGAGCGACAGTGACCTGATACAATTTTCGCCTAGAACTACATTACAGTCAGCATTTTACGATGATATTCATTCAGATTCGGACAATAGTTCAGATTACATGCCCTTATCTCCTGGTAAATACGGACAGACTTCGGCGCTGGACAGCGACGACGAGTATATTCAACCTGTCTCAATTATAGATAGAGTGGCGCCGCGGAGGCGAGATACTGGGTACACAATCGAAAGAGTTAGTATTACTCCTCCTCCTGCAATGCCAGCTCCAAGACCAGGTTCTATAGCTGTATGGGCTGAGAAACTTGTAGAAAATGCCGAAGCTATTCCAACATGGCTGTCAGCTCCACCAAGGAGAAAATACTGCGACGAAGTAATTCAAAGCGAACCAGACATTCCACGTCGCGTGCCAAGGTCATACATGAGAGGTCTCGAGCCTCCAGATGCTACAGCTGCTTTAGTACATTATTTGGGATGGTACTCATTTTTTGTAGGGCGATTAATTTCTATAGCCTGTTTTATAAACTTCTTTCCGGTTGCTGCTATTATTGTCCTCTTCTGTCATTACCaagtaatgttattattattgatagtaCCACAAGCTAGTACAGTTAAAAGAAGTTTCTATATTTTCCTTgcgtttatatatatattttgtttgatggAATTCAAGATACGGTTTCGTCATGTGCGCGTGTGGCACATGTTTTGGATTATACTTTGTACGATAGAGACTATTATATTCACAGCTCTCTGGGCAACCATAGACAATAATATAGAAGTTTGGTGGAGATACTTCATAGTAAAAGTCATATTTGGGAGTACTGTATTAAGCTACTTAtgttttttggtatattttgtacttttacaACCAAGAGAAActattgttaatataaaaaataaaaatactggttCGTAG